The following is a genomic window from Amycolatopsis acidiphila.
TCGGCAACCGCCGCTCCGCCGCGATGCCGCCGACCCGTTTGACGAGTGCGGCGATCCTCGGCCGCCGCAGCGCGGCGTTCGCGAACCTCGGCGCCACCGCGGAGAACCGCAACCACAGTGGCAGCCAGCCCATCGAGTAGTGCGACAACGGCCGGAGCCGGCCCTTGTAGTGCTGGTGCTGGAACTCGGCCTTGTACGTCGCCATGTCGACATCGACCGGGCAGTCGGACAGGCAGCCCTTGCAGGACAGGCACAGGTCGAGCGCGTCCCGCACCTCTGCCGACCGCCAGCCGTCGGTGATCAGCTCGCCGTTGATCATCTCGGCGAGCAGGTGTGCCCGGCCGCGGGTCGAGTGCTTCTCCTCGCGGGTGGCGCGGTAGCTCGGGCACATCACCCCGCCACCGCTGGTGTTGCGGCACTTGCCGACGCCGACGCACCGGCGCATGGCCTCGGCGAAACTGCCGTCGTCGTGTGGGTAGCCCAGCATCACCGGCACGTTCGCCGCGCGCAGCCGCAGATCCGCGTCGACCGGTCGTGGCCTGACCAGGATGCCGGGGTTCATCCGGTCGTCCGGGTCGAAGATGCCCTTGAACCGCTCGAACAGCGCCATCATCTCGGGGCTGTACATCCGCGGCAGCAGCTCCGAGCGGGCCTGGCCGTCGCCGTGCTCGCCCGAGAGCGATCCGCCGTGCGCGGCGATCAGGTCGGCCGCGTCCCGCAGGAACGACCGGAAGCCCGCGATCCCCGACTTCGACAGCAGGTCGAAGTCGATGCGCATGTGCAGGCAGCCCTCGCCGTAATGGCCGTACACCACGGTTTTGCGGCCGTGCCGGGCCAGCAGCTGCTTGAACTCCCGCAGGTAGGCGCCGAGCCGTTCCGGCGGCACCGCGGCGTCCTCCCAGCCGGGCCACGCCTCCGAACCGTCGGACATCCGGGTCGCCAGGCCCGCGCCTTCCTCGCGGATGCGCCACAACCGCCGCTGCGCCGCCGGATCGGTCAGCACCACGTGCGGGCGGCCCAGCCGGCGAGCCAACTCGTGAGCCCGCTGCTGCGCCTCGTCGAGGGTCTCCCCGGCCAGCTCGACCATCAGCCAGGCCCGGCCGTCGGGCAGGTCCGAGCTGCGCGCGCCGGTCAGCCCGACCAGCTCGATGTCGAGCCCTTCCACCGTGAGCGGGTTCTTCGCCAGGATCGCGGGCACGGCGTCGGCCGCGTCGATGTCGGTGTCGAAGCCGAAGACCGCCAGCGCCCGGTGCTTGGGCAGCTCGACCAGCGCCACGGTCGCGTCCAGCACGGTCACGCAGGTGCCCTCGCTGCCGACGAGCGCGCGGGCCACGTTGAACCCGTTCTCCGGCAACAGGTGTTCGAGCCCGTAACCGGAGACGCGACGGCCCCAGCCGGACAGTTCCTTGCGAAGCAGGGCGAGGTTGCCGTCCACCAGGTCGCGCAGCTCGCGGTACACCCGGCCTTCCGTGCCGGGCAAGGCCGCGCGGCGGTCGGCTTCGGACCTGGACGTGGTGCCGACGGTCAGCCGGGTGCCGTCGTAGAGCAGCACCCGCATGCTCTCCAGGTTGTCGGCGGTGCGGCCCCACGCGACGGAGTGCGAGCCGCACGCGTTGTTGCCGATCATGCCGCCGATCGTGCAGCGGCTGTGCGTGGACGGGTCCGGGCCGAACCGCAGCCCGTGCGGCGCGGCGACGGCCTGCAGGTCGTCGAGCACGGTGCCGGGCGCCACCCGTGCGGTGCGGGCCTGGGCGTCCAGCTCGAGCACTCCGCGCAGGTGCCGGGAGGTGTCCAGGACCAGACCGGGCCCGCAGGCGTTGCCCGCGATGCTGGTGCCGCCACCGCGGGCGATCACCGGCGCCCCGGCCGCACGGCAGGCGGCGACCGCGGCGACCACGTCGTCGGCCGTCCTCGGCAGGACCACGCCCAGCGGTGCGTGCCGGTAGTTGGAGGCGTCCGTGGTGTACAGCGCGAGACTGCCGGCGTCGAACGCCGCGT
Proteins encoded in this region:
- a CDS encoding FAD-binding and (Fe-S)-binding domain-containing protein, encoding MRDTLRELLTGQDAAFDAGSLALYTTDASNYRHAPLGVVLPRTADDVVAAVAACRAAGAPVIARGGGTSIAGNACGPGLVLDTSRHLRGVLELDAQARTARVAPGTVLDDLQAVAAPHGLRFGPDPSTHSRCTIGGMIGNNACGSHSVAWGRTADNLESMRVLLYDGTRLTVGTTSRSEADRRAALPGTEGRVYRELRDLVDGNLALLRKELSGWGRRVSGYGLEHLLPENGFNVARALVGSEGTCVTVLDATVALVELPKHRALAVFGFDTDIDAADAVPAILAKNPLTVEGLDIELVGLTGARSSDLPDGRAWLMVELAGETLDEAQQRAHELARRLGRPHVVLTDPAAQRRLWRIREEGAGLATRMSDGSEAWPGWEDAAVPPERLGAYLREFKQLLARHGRKTVVYGHYGEGCLHMRIDFDLLSKSGIAGFRSFLRDAADLIAAHGGSLSGEHGDGQARSELLPRMYSPEMMALFERFKGIFDPDDRMNPGILVRPRPVDADLRLRAANVPVMLGYPHDDGSFAEAMRRCVGVGKCRNTSGGGVMCPSYRATREEKHSTRGRAHLLAEMINGELITDGWRSAEVRDALDLCLSCKGCLSDCPVDVDMATYKAEFQHQHYKGRLRPLSHYSMGWLPLWLRFSAVAPRFANAALRRPRIAALVKRVGGIAAERRLPTFADRPYTRSRKRTSGGKPVVLWPDSFNNYLTPAVLHAATEVLAAAGYDVVVPEKNVCCGLTWVSTGQLGVAKRVLGRTLSVLKPYLDAGYEVVGLEPSCTALFRGDLGHLMPGDETAALLAERTRTFAELLAEAELPLGDLDIDAVTQVHCHQHAELGFTADERLMARAGIRNSTLDSGCCGLAGNFGFERGHYDVSRAVAEDRMLPAIREADPDTVVISDGFSCRTQIAQESDRTAVHLAELVAQALRRPTGDVREPEGSAR